Genomic DNA from Niabella ginsenosidivorans:
CGTATCGGCAATATTCACTTCCGTCCAGTTATTGCCAAAGTGCACTTCAAAAAGATGATTGGCAATCAAATCGGTTAATTTAGGGGCTTCCATTGAAATAAGATTTTGACCACCAAAATAACTAAAGTTTTAAAAAAACAGGTTCCAATGTATCTTTAAATACTCTTATATCTGCCTATTATTGAAATTATTGTAATAAATCTTCCTCCATGCGCGTTGTCCTTACCCTTGTTTTTGCCCTTTTTATCCATCCTGTATTTGCACAGACAAAATGGTATGATCCCCTGAATGCAGGCGAACCCGTTATCCAGAATCAGGGCTGGACAAAGGAAATTGGTAAAACATTTACCCGTCTGCCTGCGCGGGCAGAAGAGAAAGTGCGGAAACCGGTTTGGGAACTTTCGCAGAATACAGCCGGTCTGAGCATTCATTTTTATACCAATGCGCCGGAAATTACCATATGTTACGGAGTTACCGGCAGCCCTGCCATGAACCATATGCCTGCAACCGGTGTTTCCGGTATTGATTTATATGCTATTGATGAAAACGGCGGATGGCACCGTGCCAGCGGTTCTTACCGGTTTGCAGATACGGTTTCTTATGTGTACAAAAAACTCTTTACAGGAACCTTTCATAAAAAAGGGTTTGAATACCGGTTGTTCCTGCCCTTGTATAATGGCGTAAAATGGATGCAGATCGGTATACCTGAAAACAGCTATTTTGAATTTATTCCACTGCTGAAAGAAAAACCCGTTATCGTTTACGGTACCTCTATTGCCCAGGGAGGCTGCGCATCCCGGCCTGCTATGGGCTGGACCAATATCTTATCGCGTAAACTCGATTATCCGGTCATGAATCTTGCCTTTTCCGGCAACGGGCCTTTTGAAAAGGCGGCAGTGGATCTTGTTAACGAACTGGATGCAAAGGCTTACGTATTTGATTGTCTTCCCAATATGGGCGCCCTGTCTGATGATGAAGTATATAACCGGGTAATCTATGGTGTAACAACCATCCGTAAAAATCATAAAGGGCCGATCCTGCTTACGGATCATATCGGTTACTATAATGATGGAACCGATACTACCACCGGTAATATCTGGAAACGGCTGAACACGGTGCAGCAGAAAGCCTGTAATGACCTCAAAAAACAAGGCATTAAAGACCTGTATTATCTTACAAGAGAAGCCATTCATTTTCCGGCAGACGGAACGGTGGATTATGTGCATCCTAATGACCTTGGCATGCAGGCTTATGCTGATGCCTACGAAAAAATACTACGTGAAATCCTGAACATGCCTGCAGGCACCACAATTA
This window encodes:
- a CDS encoding SGNH/GDSL hydrolase family protein — translated: MRVVLTLVFALFIHPVFAQTKWYDPLNAGEPVIQNQGWTKEIGKTFTRLPARAEEKVRKPVWELSQNTAGLSIHFYTNAPEITICYGVTGSPAMNHMPATGVSGIDLYAIDENGGWHRASGSYRFADTVSYVYKKLFTGTFHKKGFEYRLFLPLYNGVKWMQIGIPENSYFEFIPLLKEKPVIVYGTSIAQGGCASRPAMGWTNILSRKLDYPVMNLAFSGNGPFEKAAVDLVNELDAKAYVFDCLPNMGALSDDEVYNRVIYGVTTIRKNHKGPILLTDHIGYYNDGTDTTTGNIWKRLNTVQQKACNDLKKQGIKDLYYLTREAIHFPADGTVDYVHPNDLGMQAYADAYEKILREILNMPAGTTITTLPVSQRREANGYEWKQRHEQELQMNREQPPVNMIIGNSIVHYWAGAPKAHIARGEKSWNRYLKNFRNMGFGWDRIENVLWRIYHGELDGFNAQNIVLMIGTNNIGGNTDEDIVKGIDFLLKQIRQRQPQAMIKLVGILPRRNTEKRIASINTQLRQLATAGGYLFSDPGKQLLLASGKIDETLFTDGLHPNEAGYSKLAEAIAPGP